One genomic window of Fusarium fujikuroi IMI 58289 draft genome, chromosome FFUJ_chr01 includes the following:
- a CDS encoding related to integral membrane protein PTH11, whose product MATIDLDGPALAPPKGEVSNLNDPPNQNGLAYTVLILCAVITTICFLLRAYGRVYLLKKFQTEEILTTLAYGNYWGAAYATFKMVDTPGYFVHQWNVRLKDVIPTNYWVLIFGVCYSFVLPFLKIAILVEWCRLFVPKGTRTKSIFWWGCIIIGFVQATSNTAIVVALNMQCNPHEAIWDFRIPGAKCWDLHKLQVASATIHLCCDIAIFLLPQQVIWKLKMSWKKRMGVSVIFGLGLLACVSAAFRLAVTVKYGKAADALYALAPLVFWATAEMTCGFFIVCVPCIPKILKETGVIRNIKRAFGMNTAPTNPNTGDRYGKSGTKGSQLSSTGPKSYYKLDEDGVPLGTLKGSESTEYLRDNVNNGQGITRTTQIKITQDNRSTSDSEGHAAFPASHKPWGV is encoded by the exons ATGGCTACCATTGATCTGGACGGACCGGCCCTTGCGCCTCCAAAGGGCGAGGTGTCGAATCTGAACGATCCCCCAAATCAGAATGGCCTGGCATATACTGTTCTGATTCTCTGTGCGGTTATTACCACGATATGCTTCCTTCTGAGAGCTTATGGGCGCGTTTATCTGCTGAAGAAGTTTCAGACCGAAGAGA TTCTTACGACCTTGGCATAT GGCAACTACTGGGGTGCTGCCTATGCGACGTTCAAGATGGTGGATACGCCTGGATATTTCGTGCATCAATGGAATGTCCGTCTCAAGGATGTAATTCCCACAAACTAC TGGGTTCTTATCTTTGGAGTCTGCTACTCTTTCGTCCTCCCATTTCTCAAGATCGCGATCCTCGTTGAATGGTGTCGCCTCTTCGTGCCGAAAGGCACACGAACAAAGAGCATCTTTTGGTGGGGGTGCATAATCATTGGGTTCGTCCAAGCTACGTCCAACACCGCTATTGTCGTTGCTCTGAATATGCAGTGCAACCCGCATGAAGCCATCTGGGACTTTAGAATTCCTGGTGCCAAGTGCTGGGACTTGCATAAACTTCAGGTCGCATCTGCTACGATCCACTTGTGCTGCGATATCGCCATCTTTTTGCTACCCCAGCAGGTTATctggaagctgaagatgtcttggaagaagaggatgggTGTATCTGTTATCTTTGGACTTGGTCTACT AGCCTGCGTGTCTGCTGCTTTCAGATTGGCTGTCACAGTCAAGTATGGCAAAGCCGCCGATGCTCTATACGCCCTCGCCCCTCTAGTCTTCTGGGCCACCGCCGAAATGACCTGcggcttcttcatcgtctgcGTCCCGTGTATCCCCAAGATTCTCAAAGAAACCGGCGTCATCCGCAACATCAAGCGTGCATTCGGCATGAACACCGCCCCGACGAACCCAAACACTGGAGATCGATATGGCAAAAGTGGGACAAAGGGTTCACAGCTTTCCTCTACGGGCCCCAAGTCTTACTACAAGCtagatgaggatggtgtGCCGCTGGGAACACTGAAGGGATCTGAGTCGACGGAGTATCTGCGGGATAATGTCAATAATGGGCAGGGTATTACTCGGACGACGCAGATCAAGATTACGCAGGATAATCGCTCGACAAGTGATTCGGAAGGCCATGCTGCGTTTCCGGCGTCTCATAAGCCCTGGGGTGTATAG
- a CDS encoding polyketide synthase, with protein sequence MNDIAIVGYSFKLPQGVEHDDAFWDVLENQRNLMTDWPESRVKTDSFANNKHQKWNGKGGHFIEDDVAAFDAPFFSLTAKEASAMDPMQRWTLEATYHAFENAGLSVDSLKGSRTAVFSASMLEDYSRMTAVDPDNLERTAVTGSTVSCIIPNRVSWYFDLRGPSIHVNTACSSSLSAVDMACKALKSGDASCAVVTGANLLLDPSIFQVLANQGFLSPDGVCYSFDERANGYARGEGVIAVVLKPVQAAIENGDMIRAVIRSIGSNQDGHTPILTQPSSQSQEELIRHVYKQAGLSMRETRYVEAHGTGTPVGDPIEVKAIRRCFQEHRSHSEPLYVGSVKANIGHLEGASALASLVKCILILEKGVIPPNALLRKMNPALNADSYNITVPTMTIEWPAEGLRRVSLNSFGFGGSNSHIVLDDALHYLQDRGLSGIHNTALFVRPATNGSGITNGYGAAHTNGTNGTNGVANGHSDVESHKLLVWTAADEKAAKRTIEAYDKFYNQKVSGNSKNLEFLVSTLSTRRSNMLWRASAVVEGSTKQALLSSKPIRSSEDLGLAFVFTGQGAQYINMGLGLEQYAVYRKTLEKISKIYSSFGCSWNLFGELRCRENINLPQHSQPLATAVQIALVDLLASFGITPKVLIGHSSGEIAAAYASGGLSLKSACRVSYFRGLLAGKLREANTSSPGAMLSINLAPHHVSEYLEKTSVTTVNVACINSPLNVTLSGTKEAIDKVKSQADQDGIFAQKLNTGVAYHSPSMKAIASEYLAALERLTKRKDGTSIPMVSSVTGKRIYPEILSTGQYWVDNMLSPVRFAEVVQVIVNKNSARKLGLVNITDLIEIGPHPALRRPVKDTLSDMSVAANGVRYNYVLHRSHPAAQTTLELAGQLFCQGYPVSISAVNQKNKKENFLVDCPKYPFDRSQRYWAESRISRDFRLREAVKGELLGVRVSDWNPLEPRWRNFWSIDSSPWTGDHKISDTVLFPASGMLLMAIEAAQEMIPSGHAASGYNIEKAEFMNPIIVPETWEDRLETQVRLRVADTQHDAKFDISIFTYSRIEWVECFTANISIEYQDTDRYEKRQVNHEHIRGQYQKLAEMCTSPIDSRVFYHDAAEVGLQYGDWFQLMRNIKWDGENSSVASVDLPQPKFTTKGLVHPAVLDQAFQVLRAGSGQQPAANVPIRLENAWFASKAWKTPSIQWMCSATPTVHGYGEQGEVVALADDGEVLCCIERAVTSAVSGGITQKEKKLVYSIEWKPHFSMLGPDQLTRLCAAHAVPKDDNAVLKNHSKLCRTLELVAARVLKRIDNSKVPTDLQRQVQWMEHHVSKLCPEDQDEAIKISNEELESMLDEVDAVLPAWKLYTTCARKLPEILSGELDPLQVVFESDQADIFYSDLFRNLCADDQLNYLLDLASHENPTLRVLEVGAGTGGMTGHVISALQEREKLTGGLAFSEYTYTDISPAFFETAGQRWPELKSQGRITFKTLDLDRSIDSQDFEPGSYDLVIAASVLHATPYLEATIRNVRKALKSGGRLILLEVINPDDIATNFMAGLVPGWWVAREEWRPHSAAIPEHLWDKCLKDNGFSGNDLVIRDYQDDQCHIMSVIVTTASEPEQAVEQKARKGRLVMLTSDEASTKETGLADQVRTLVDPTLERRTVIVPFSLGPVHEELANSTSDDLVICLAEAGDKRILSNLSEEQFGSLQFMIRKVSNLLWVTSASISDPMCPEYSVAQGFFRSIRAEQPETRIVTLAMDGDMAPASQPDFISKVYKAAFDTETPSKEVEYIVRDGVTTTGRAVRDMRTNTALRSLVSKQLQQKPWGEGPTLKLGISQPGSLESLQFVEDQSHAEELGPSDVEIEAKAWGLTSRDLDIALGHPEKRTKEFGSDCVGVVTRIGKNCNNTIRLGDRVAMISVGCMRKYPSADERGVCKIPDSLSFEDAVSLTIPGLTACHSVLNIARVQENEKVLIHSAASSAGQIAVKLAQTRGAQVFATVSTVAEKQLLIDTVGMSTENIFDSRSPCLFQDVMGVTEGEGVDILLDFSRGIPRTPLSSVSDDGRIVSLGGFDTSETPSLAAEVMSRNLTFSFIDVMRLKPKVLTQLAKTMMQLLAEDKIQTPQQLPVYKISDIKDGFRKLQDDTIERAIVTAEQGDVVPQFVQDRRLWTFDGDSSYLVAGGSGGLGRAIIRWMADRGAKHLIIPSRSGATSEAAAQLVAELASRGVNIVAPKCDVSVREDVAVMLKECSHTMPPIKGCINAAMVLQDAIFQSNMTFQQWQLTIRSKIHTSKNLHELLPRDLDFFILLSSLAGVVGQMASANYAGGCAYQDALARYRRAHAQNALSLDIGWMSNIGIIAEKEAYQRQRQTSNDMQPIDDKELLALLTLCCDPNNQIELPPLSEGQVLFGLRTPADILSEGQQPPALLERPLLSAFSFLAGNNNTPTQAVDHAENARDVFQKSTDAGERQRVVIRAIAAKLARAMSISPDDVEPSKPLSSYGVDSLMAVELRNWINKEFNSTVAVFDIIGSISIAGVAEVVETRSSI encoded by the exons ATGAATGATATTGCAATCGTTGGATACTCATTCAAGCTCCCTCAGGGCGTGGAGCATGATGATGCCTTTTGGGATGTTCTCGAGAACCAACGAAACTTGATGACCGACTGGCCCGAGAGTCGTGTCAAGACAGATTCATTTGCCAACAACAAGCATCAGAAG TGGAATGGAAAGGGAGGGCATTTCATCGAAGACGATGTCGCCGCCTTCGACGctcccttcttctcactCACGGCCAAAGAAGCTTCGGCCATGGATCCGATGCAGCGCTGGACGCTGGAAGCTACTTACCACGCTTTCGAGAATG CGGGTCTCTCCGTTGACAGTCTCAAGGGCTCTCGCACTGCCGTCTTCTCGGCTTCTATGCTGGAGGACTACAGCAGAATGACGGCCGTGGACCCAGATAACTTGGAGCGAACGGCTGTGACTGGAAGTACTGTCTCGTGTATTATTCCGAACCGTGTCAGTTGGTACTTTGACCTTCGTGGGCCAAGTATTCACGTCAATACTGCTTGTTCTAGTAGCTTGTCGGCTGTTGATATGGCCTGCAAAGCTCTGAAGAGCGGCGATGCTTCATGT GCTGTGGTGACCGGCGcaaaccttcttcttgacccTAGCATCTTCCAGGTTCTGGCTAACCAGGGCTTTCTCTCGCCTGATGGCGTTTGCTATAGCTTTGATGAACGGGCCAACGGGTATGCACGAGGTGAAGGAGTTATTGCCGTTGTTCTGAAGCCTGTACAAGCTGCGATTGAGAATGGTGATATGATTCGAGCTGTGATCCGATCGATTGGCTCGAACCAGGATGGCCATACCCCGATTCTCACACAGCCAAGCTCTCAATCTCAGGAAGAGCTGATCCGGCATGTTTACAAGCAAGCTGGTTTGTCGATGAGGGAGACTCGCTATGTGGAAGCTCACG GCACGGGTACTCCCGTCGGTGATCCAATCGAGGTCAAAGCTATCAGGCGGTGCTTTCAAGAACATCGTTCTCATTCGGAACCACTCTACGT TGGTTCAGTGAAAGCAAACATAGGGCATCTTGAAGGAGCCAGTGCACTTGCAAGTCTGGTCAAATGCATCT TGATACTTGAGAAAGGAGTCATCCCTCCCAACGCGCTTCTTCGAAAGATGAATCCAGCACTGAACGCGGACTCATACAACATCACC GTACCAACGATGACCATCGAGTGGCCTGCCGAAGGCCTCCGTCGGGTATCTCTCAACTCTTTCGGGTTTGGGGGCTCAAACTCTCACATAGTTCTTGACGATGCACTTCACTACTTACAGGATCGTGGCCTCAGCGGTATCCATAACACAGCCCTCTTCGTAAGGCCTGCAACAAACGGTTCAGGTATTACCAATGGATATGGTGCAGCTCATACCAACGGGACTAACGGAACTAATGGTGTCGCAAATGGTCACTCAGACGTCGAAAGTCACAAGCTTCTAGTATGGACTGCTGCCGACGAAAAGGCAGCCAAGAGAACTATCGAAGCTTACGACAAATTTTACAACCAGAAGGTGTCAGGGAACAGTAAGAATCTCGAGTTTCTGGTATCTACTCTTAGTACACGCCGAAGTAACATGCTTTGGAGAGCTTCTGCCGTAGTTGAAGGGTCAACCAAGCAAGCATTGTTGTCTTCAAAGCCTATTCGAAGCTCAGAGGACCTTGGCCTGGCTTTTGTGTTTACAGGTCAAGGCGCGCAGTACATTAATATGGGCCTGGGTCTTGAACAGTATGCTGTCTACCGGAAGACTCTAGAGAAGATCAGCAAGATCTATTCCAGTTTTGGGTGCTCGTGGAACCTATTTG GCGAGCTTAGATGCAGAGAAAATATCAACTTGCCTCAGCATAGCCAGCCGCTTGCAACCGCTGTGCAGATTGCCTTGGTCGATCTGCTCGCTAGCTTCGGTATCACTCCCAAGGTGTTGATTGGCCATTCTTCAGGTGAGATTGCTGCAGC ATATGCATCCGGCGGACTGTCTCTAAAATCCGCTTGTAGAGTGTCCTACTTCCGTGGTCTTTTGGCTGGAAAGCTAAGAGAGGCCAACACATCATCTCCCGGCGCCATGCTGTCCATTAACCTTGCACCGCATCACGTCTCGGAGTATCTGGAGAAAACAAGTGTCACTACAGTCAATGTTGCATGCATCAACAGTCCGCTCAACGTCACTCTCTCGGGGACCAAAGAGGCTATCGACAAGGTCAAATCTCAGGCTGATCAAGATGGCATCTTTGCGCAGAAACTCAATACCGGGGTTGCATATCACTCACCATCCATGAAAGCCATCGCGAGCGAGTACCTTGCTGCACTGGAGCGACTCACCAAGAGAAAGGATGGGACTAGTATCCCAATGGTCTCGTCTGTCACTGGCAAAAGGATTTATCCAGAGATATTGTCGACTGGCCAATACTGGGTAGACAACATGCTATCACCTGTTCGATTCGCCGAAGTAGTGCAGGTCATTGTGAACAAGAACTCAGCACGCAAACTTGGCTTGGTTAACATAACTGACTTGATTGAGATTGGTCCTCATCCAGCTCTTCGAAGGCCCGTGAAAGACACCTTGAGTGACATGTCCGTTGCGGCCAATGGAGTACGATACAACTATGTCTTGCATAGATCGCACCCGGCAGCTCAAACCACCCTCGAACTGGCTGGACAGCTATTCTGCCAAGGCTATCCCGTTTCCATCTCGGCAGTCAACCAAAAaaacaagaaggagaacTTTCTGGTCGATTGTCCCAAGTATCCATTCGACAGATCACAGCGATACTGGGCTGAATCACGTATCAGTAGAGACTTCAGACTACGGGAGGCTGTCAAGGGAGAGTTGCTTGGGGTGAGGGTTTCTGACTGGAACCCACTAGAGCCTCGATGGAGGAACTTTTGGAGCATTGACTCATCTCCTTGGACTGGAGATCACAAG ATTAGTGACACTGTCCTGTTTCCAGCATCTGGCATGCTCCTCATGGCTATTGAGGCTGCTCAAGAGATGATTCCATCTGGCCATGCTGCCTCTGGGTATAACATTGAGAAAGCTGAGTTTATGAACCCAATAATTGTGCCAGAAACTTGGGAGGATCGTCTCGAGACCCAGGTCCGCCTGCGAGTTGCCGACACGCAGCATGATGCAAAGTTCgacatcagcatcttcacGTACTCACGCATTGAGTGGGTCGAGTGCTTCACTGCGAACATTTCGATCGAATATCAGGATACAGATAGGTACGAGAAGCGGCAAGTGAACCACGAGCACATACGGGGTCAGTATCAGAAATTAGCTGAGATGTGTACTTCACCCATCGACTCTCGCGTCTTTTACCATGATGCGGCAGAGGTTGGACTGCAGTATGGCGATTGGTTCCAGCTGATGCGCAACATCAAGTGGGATGGTGAGAACTCATCAGTGGCAAGCGTTGATTTACCACAGCCAAAGTTCACTACCAAGGGCCTAGTCCATCCAGCTGTGCTCGACCAAGCCTTCCAAGTTCTTCGAGCTGGCTCTGGTCAGCAACCCGCAGCCAATGTCCCCATAAGACTCGAAAATGCATGGTTCGCCTCCAAAGCATGGAAAACACCCTCGATTCAGTGGATGTGCAGCGCGACTCCGACTGTTCACGGTTACGGAGAGCAAGGCGAGGTGGTGGCTTTGGCTGACGATGGAGAAGTCCTTTGCTGCATCGAGCGTGCAGTTACATCTGCTGTCTCGGGTGGAATAACccaaaaggagaagaagctggtttATTCGATTGAGTGGAAGCCACATTTCAGCATGCTTGGTCCAGACCAACTTACACGATTATGCGCCGCTCATGCTGTGCCGAAAGACGACAATGCAGTCCTGAAGAATCACTCGAAGCTCTGTCGTACACTTGAGCTCGTAGCTGCTCGTGTACTGAAGCGTATAGACAACTCCAAAGTCCCAACAGACTTGCAGCGTCAAGTCCAGTGGATGGAACACCACGTTAGCAAGCTATGCcctgaagatcaagatgaagcaaTCAAGATTAGTAacgaggagcttgagtctATGCTAGATGAGGTTGACGCTGTACTTCCAGCTTGGAAGCTATACACAACATGTGCCCGAAAGCTACCAGAGATTCTATCCGGAGAGCTAGACCCTCTACAGGTAGTATTTGAGTCTGACCAGGCCGACATCTTCTACTCAGATCTCTTCCGGAATCTCTGCGCTGATGATCAGCTCAATTATCTCCTTGACTTGGCATCGCATGAGAATCCAACTCTGAGAGTTCTAGAAGTTGGTGCTGGCACAGGTGGTATGACGGGACATGTCATATCAGCTCTACAAGAACGTGAGAAGCTCACTGGAGGACTGGCGTTCTCAGAGTATACCTACACGGACATATCACCTGCTTTCTTTGAAACTGCAGGTCAGAGATGGCCAGAGCTCAAGTCCCAAGGCCGCATCACTTTCAAGACACTCGATCTAGACCGAAGTATTGATAGCCAAGATTTTGAGCCTGGTTCTTATGACTTGGTCATCGCGGCCAGTGTGCTTCATGCTACCCCATACCTAGAAGCCACGATACGCAATGTTCGCAAAGCTCTGAAGTCGGGTGGTCGTCTCATCCTCCTAGAGGTTATCAATCCCGATGACATCGCTACCAACTTCATGGCTGGCCTTGTGCCAGGCTGGTGGGTTGCTCGCGAGGAGTGGAGACCGCATTCTGCTGCTATACCAGAGCATCTTTGGGATAAGTGTCTCAAGGACAATGGCTTCTCAGGGAATGACTTGGTGATTCGAGACTATCAAGATGATCAGTGTCATATTATGAGTGTCATCGTCACCACTGCCAGTGAGCCTGAGCAAGCAGTTGAgcaaaaggcaagaaaaggCCGTCTGGTCATGCTCACTAGTGACGAGGCGTCGACGAAAGAGACGGGGCTTGCAGATCAAGTTCGTACACTTGTTGATCCAACACTAGAGCGGCGTACAGTCATCGTTCCATTCTCACTAGGCCCAGTTCATGAGGAGCTGGCCAATTCGACAAGTGACGATCTTGTCATTTGCCTCGCCGAAGCTGGAGACAAGCGTATCCTCTCGAATCTCTCGGAAGAACAGTTTGGTAGCCTTCAGTTTATGATCAGAAAAGTCTCGAACCTTCTCTGGGTCACCTCAGCCAGCATCAGCGACCCAATGTGTCCAGAATACAGTGTCGCTCAGGGCTTCTTCCGCTCCATCCGCGCTGAGCAGCCTGAAACTCGTATTGTCACCCTAGCAATGGACGGCGACATGGCCCCAGCGTCACAGCCAGACTTCATCTCAAAAGTCTACAAAGCTGCTTTCGATACTGAAACTCCGTCAAAAGAGGTTGAGTACATTGTTCGAGATGGTGTCACCACCACAGGCCGCGCGGTTCGAGATATGAGAACTAATACGGCACTACGATCCCTTGTTTCCAAACAACTGCAACAAAAACCTTGGGGCGAAGGGCCAACGTTAAAGCTTGGTATTAGCCAGCCAGGATCACTCGAGTCACTTCAGTTTGTGGAAGACCAGTCCCATGCGGAGGAACTTGGCCCTTCTGATGTAGAAATCGAAGCGAAGGCCTGGGGTCTAACCTCTCGCGATCTTGACATTGCCCTTGGTCACCCTGAGAAGCGAACTAAGGAATTCGGCAGTGATTGCGTTGGTGTTGTCACCCGTATTGGGAAGAACTGCAACAATACCATTCGGCTAGGGGATCGCGTGGCTATGATCTCTGTTGGTTGCATGAGGAAGTATCCTAGTGCCGACGAAAGAGGCGTCTGTAAGATCCCTGACTCGCTCAGCTTCGAAGATGCTGTTTCGCTCACAATTCCCGGATTGACTGCCTGCCATTCAGTTCTCAATATTGCACGCGTACAAGAGAATGAAAAGGTATTGATTCACTCGGCTGCAAGTAGTGCAGGTCAGATTGCGGTCAAACTTGCCCAGACAAGGGGCGCTCAAGTGTTTGCTACTGTGTCAACAGTGGCTGAGAAGCAATTGCTGATAGACACCGTGGGTATGAGCACAGAAAATATCTTTGACAGTAGATCTCCATGTCTTTTTCAAGATGTGATGGGAGTCACGGAAGGAGAAGGTGTTGATATACTGCTTGACTTTTCCCGGGGCATACCACGCACACCACTCTCTTCCGTATCTGATGACGGGCGAATTGTCAGCCTTGGTGGTTTTGATACGTCAGAGACTCCTTCGCTGGCTGCAGAGGTCATGTCAAGAAATCTCACCTTCTCTTTCATCGATGTCATGCGTTTGAAGCCCAAAGTCTTAACCCAACTGGCAAAAACAATGATGCAGCTCCTAGCTGAAGATAAAATCCAAACGCCCCAGCAATTACCAGTCTACAAGATATCTGACATCAAAGACGGCTTCAGGAAACTGCAAGACGATACCATCGAGCGTGCGATAGTAACAGCAGAACAAGGGGATGTAGTTCCG CAATTTGTTCAAGATCGCCGCCTATGGACATTCGATGGTGATTCCAGCTATTTAGTAGCCGGTGGATCTGGAGGTCTCGGTCGAGCCATTATTAGATGGATGGCTGACAGGGGAGCTAAACACCTGATTATCCCCTCTCGATCGGGTGCAACATCTGAAGCAGCTGCACAGCTGGTAGCCGAGCTGGCATCCCGCGGCGTTAATATTGTTGCGCCCAAGTGCGATGTATCTGTTCGCGAAGATGTCGCAGTCATGCTGAAAGAATGCTCTCACACCATGCCTCCCATCAAGGGCTGCATCAACGCCGCAATggttcttcaagatgccatATTTCAGAGCAACATGACATTCCAACAGTGGCAACTCACCATACGCTCCAAGATACACACTTCTAAGAACTTGCACGAACTACTTCCCAGGgatctcgacttcttcattCTACTCTCCTCTCTTGCCGGTGTCGTTGGTCAGATGGCCAGTGCAAATTATGCTGGGGGCTGCGCGTATCAAGATGCACTAGCCAGATATCGGAGGGCGCATGCTCAGAATGCGCTGTCTCTTGACATCGGATGGATGAGTAACATCGGCATCATTGCTGAGAAAGAGGCGTATCAACGGCAGAGACAGACGTCGAATGATATGCAGCCCATCGATGACAAGGAGTTACTTGCTTTGCTCACTCTATGTTGCGACCCGAATAATCAGATTGAGCTGCCGCCACTGTCTGAGGGACAAGTCCTTTTTGGTCTGCGAACACCCGCAGATATCCTCAGTGAAGGCCAGCAACCTCCAGCTCTTCTCGAACGACCTCTCCTCAGCGCATTCTCATTCTTAGCAGGCAACAACAATACACCAACCCAAGCTGTTGACCACGCCGAGAACGCGAGAGATGTCTTCCAAAAGTCTACAGATGCGGGAGAGCGACAGAGAGTTGTCATACGGGCTATAGCTGCCAAGCTTGCGCGAGCCATGTCCATCTCGCCTGATGACGTTGAGCCGAGCAAGCCACTGTCGTCGTACGGAGTAGACTCGCTGATGGCGGTTGAGTTGAGGAATTGGATTAACAAGGAGTTTAACTCTACGGTGGCTGTGTTCGATATCATTGGCAGTATATCTATTGCCGGGGTCGCAGAGGTCGTTGAGACGCGAAGCTCGATTTGA
- a CDS encoding CHS-3 chitin synthase 3, which yields MSTSDRTPLFPQVPAYAEDPNHGTELQEVARHDTLLSPAGNSSNSQVHVPIPSDLAEAAGLNLDSTTEENVYEMAHLTYTPISTDPQEFNEKHHLRPKQFKYPRQTEILVGITVYSEPKHLLRQSRIWGSGSWTKVVVCILIDGIESVDPGVLDILTSIGLYQNGLCRKTTEQGEEVTGHLFEFTSQLATHLGCETYTEADGKTSNIKFPVQLMLLMKASNCGKLNSYRWLYNGFAKVLQPNITVHLDVGTKLGKRALFKLWKEFDLEPMLAAACGEISCSLGGNWLNILNPIVAAQNFEYKVGFQLDRTFESATGFLSLLPGACSAYRYVGSAGKPLEDMLLGDPTWIQGHNRDRPSLSPVNLNRHLADDRVICFRIISKPNTHWLLKYVPVTATTDIPMTTTDFINQRRRWLNGAFFSTIYVLKRCGHLWRSDHSRMRKLAFYIPLLHSVLALILAWFSLAAFLLSTFTINSISGDPPKDAPTSGFPFGKATPIVNAVIQIVYLATVLFQFILALGSRPRNHRISYIISFAIFGLIQAYLLMNLVYLVKRVVDYKADDTGSSNYAYIGDFYADIGQSTIIVAGFSVFGVYILSALLALDPWHLLTSFAQFLFISSSYVNILNIYAFSNTHDVSWGRKGRHEDTEAGQRQEGPRPATIERRFTFSDQDPNIRSAATQRDETPEAINAEYQQALSRLAAGDETTSREKKRPQVLAVADAMMEFRTILLASYIFSNIFVCLIVLNDSLKILWWLGDSYWHKVWFFRIWLWANSISFLTRFVGCLWYHVVKVFSGFFRGTFM from the exons ATGTCGACGTCGGACCGGACACCTCTATTCCCACAGGTTCCCGCCTACGCCGAAGATCCTAACCATG GCACGGAGCTGCAAGAAGTCGCAAGGCATGACACATTACTGTCTCCCGCTGGCAATTCATCCAACTCTCAAGTCCACGTGCCCATTCCTTCAGACCTTGCGGAAGCCGCTGGCCTCAATCTCGATTCAACTACTGAGGAGAATGTCTATGAGATGGCCCATTTGACCT ATACGCCCATATCGACTGATCCCCAGGAGTTCAACGAAAAACACCATCTGCGTCCCAAGCAATTCAAGTACCCTCGCCAGACAGAAATTCTGGTCGGCATCACGGTTTACAGTGAGCCGAAGCACCTTCTTCGAC AGTCAAGGATTTGGGGATCGGGTTCTTGGACTAAAGTCGTGGTTTGCATTCTCATCGACGGTATTGAGTCTGTGGATCCTGGAGTTCTCGACATCCTGACTAGTATTGGGCTGTACCAGAATGGACTGTGCAGAAAGACGACCGAGCAGGGAGAGGAAGTCACAGGACACCTT TTTGAGTTTACATCTCAACTGGCCACGCATCTCGGCTGCGAGACATACACAGAGGCTGACGGGAAAACCTCCAATATTAAGTTTCCGGTACAACTAATGCTGCTTATGAAGGCTTCGAACTGCGGCAAGCTTAACTCGTACCGGTGGCTTTACAACGGATTCGCCAAAGTTCTGCAACCCAATATCACAGTTCATCTCGACGTCGGTACGAAGCTTGGCAAGCGGGCACTGTTTAAGCTCTGGAAGGAATTCGATCTGGAGCCTATGCTTGCTGCAGCTTGTGGGGAGATCTCCTGTTCTTTGGGTGGAAACTGGCTCAACATTCTCAATCCTATTGTTGCGGCGCAGAACTTTGAGTATAAGGTTGGGTTCCAGCTGGATAGGACGTTTGAATCTGCAACAGGCTTTCTGTCGCTCCTGCCTGGGGCGTGTTCGGCTTATAG ATACGTGGGCAGTGCTGGTAAACCGCTTGAAGACATGCTTCTCGGCGATCCGACATGGATCCAAGGCCATAACCGTGATCGCCCATCCCTGTCACCCGTCAATCTCAATCGCCACCTTGCAGACGACAGGGTCATTTGCTTCAGAATCATAAGCAAACCCAACACCCACTGGCTCTTGAAGTATGTTCCCGTCACCGCCACTACTGACATACCCATGACAACAACGGACTTCATCAACCAAAGGCGACGATGGCTCAACGGAGCGTTTTTCTCGACTATCTATGTCTTGAAGAGATGTGGACACTTGTGGAGGTCTGATCACTCACGGATGCGCAAGTTGGCATTTTATATCCCTCTCCTTCATAGTGTTCTGGCTCTTATCTTGGCTTGGTTCTCGCTCGCGGCATTTTTACTTTCGACATTCACCATCAATAGCATCTCTGGGGACCCCCCAAAAGATGCACCGACTAGTGGATTTCCTTTCGGAAAAGCAACACCAATTGTCAACGCCGTTATCCAGATCGTGTACTTGGCGACTGTCTTGTTCCAGTTTATACTCGCCCTTGGGAGTCGCCCTAGGAACCACCGAATCAGCTACATCATCTCATTCGCCATTTTTGGACTCATCCAGGCGTATCTGCTGATGAATCTAGTGTATCTCGTAAAGAGAGTTGTAGACTACAAGGCCGATGATACTGGATCCAGCAACTACGCTTATATCGGAGACTTCTATGCTGACATTGGTCAGagcaccatcatcgtcgctggATTCTCCGTTTTCGGCGTCTATATACTGAGCGCTCTTCTGGCACTTGATCCATGGCACCTTCTTACATCCTTTGCACAatttctcttcatctcatcctcttaTGTCAACATTCTCAATATCTACGCTTTCAGCAACACACATGATGTCAGCTGGGGGAGAAAGGGTAGGCATGAAGATACTGAAGCTGGCCAGAGACAAGAAGGTCCAAGGCCAGCTACCATCGAGAGACGATTCACCTTTTCAGATCAAGATCCAAATATTCGATCTGCAGCCACCCAGCGTGACGAAACTCCCGAGGCGATAAATGCCGAGTATCAACAGGCGCTTTCTCGATTAGCGGCTGGAGACGAGACGACAAGtcgcgagaagaagcgccCTCAGGTTCTCGCAGTAGCCGACGCCATGATGGAGTTTCGCACAATTCTACTCGCATCATACATTTTCTCAAACATTTTTGTTTGTCTTATCGTCTTGAACGACAGTCTGAAGATACTGTGGTGGCTCGGGGACTCGTATTGGCATAAAGTCTGGTTCTTCCGTATTTGGTTGTGGGCAAACTCGATTAGCTTTTTGACTAGGTTTGTAGGTTGTTTATGGTATCATGTCGTAAAGGTATTTAGTGGATTCTTTCGCGGCACTTTTATGTAA